A region of Thermovibrio ammonificans HB-1 DNA encodes the following proteins:
- a CDS encoding ComEC/Rec2 family competence protein: MFPQKHVVYIYFLCFLALAVKEVKSPLFPYLGLATILTFLSYTARFKWKELIPGTAAVLTLLAASHFFHKGAEAPKVVWIKEYRNKYKEAILSNWKFVWLKEGSSVEVGDEIDEKGKVLRKGSGLEALSLKLRYRLYRELQNAIDYPVSSVVGACTLGVRYELPTPLRGYFALSGLYHFLAISGLHVGIVIGALGWLLKLLKVPRPLTSASLLVLPLMPLTGLPPSALRAYLFMLLIAIGLEEFRKITPLYLLGVVFLITVLLGKFNLSAALSFSAVGGILLSVEGEGSKLEKSFKAAIAPVLFTLPIVLDIFGTVNLASFITTPVIGVVFTPFLISSFLSEVTLYKVELINRTTELLGEAFILGTKASFFATKWAVIHCELPLTLAATTMLLCLVLVLAGKVRWVLVPPALLLVYSVLNQTVVTGKELHLKGWKLNSFRFISTEGQRYRECEIFSTYVMPATRKLLFRNRLIDERLKYLEHGYGRKGNKGNKRSQGELQNRAKKPKNLK, encoded by the coding sequence ATGTTTCCTCAAAAGCACGTTGTTTATATCTACTTCCTCTGTTTTTTAGCACTTGCAGTTAAGGAGGTAAAGTCCCCTCTGTTCCCCTACCTCGGTTTAGCCACAATTTTAACCTTTTTAAGCTACACCGCAAGGTTTAAGTGGAAGGAGCTCATTCCCGGAACCGCAGCGGTGCTCACCCTGCTGGCCGCATCCCACTTTTTCCACAAAGGGGCAGAAGCTCCAAAGGTGGTGTGGATTAAAGAGTACAGGAATAAATACAAAGAGGCGATACTGAGCAACTGGAAGTTCGTATGGCTCAAAGAGGGAAGTTCAGTAGAGGTCGGAGATGAGATAGATGAGAAAGGGAAGGTCCTGAGAAAGGGAAGCGGCCTTGAGGCCCTCTCGCTGAAGCTCAGGTACAGGCTGTACAGAGAGCTTCAAAACGCCATAGACTACCCGGTCTCTTCGGTGGTGGGGGCGTGCACCCTCGGGGTAAGGTACGAGCTTCCCACCCCTCTAAGGGGCTACTTTGCACTCAGCGGCCTTTACCACTTCCTAGCAATCTCGGGGCTCCACGTGGGAATAGTGATAGGAGCCCTGGGCTGGCTGCTTAAACTGCTTAAAGTCCCGCGGCCCCTAACTTCTGCCTCACTCCTTGTCCTTCCCCTAATGCCGCTAACCGGGCTTCCCCCATCGGCCCTCAGGGCCTACCTGTTTATGCTCCTGATAGCCATAGGGTTAGAGGAGTTCCGAAAGATAACCCCCCTTTACCTCCTCGGCGTTGTGTTCCTGATAACCGTTCTACTGGGCAAGTTCAACCTGTCGGCGGCCCTCTCTTTCAGTGCGGTGGGAGGAATACTCCTGAGCGTGGAAGGAGAGGGAAGTAAACTAGAGAAGAGCTTCAAAGCCGCAATAGCCCCGGTTCTCTTCACGCTACCCATAGTGCTCGACATATTCGGAACGGTTAACCTCGCATCGTTCATCACAACCCCCGTTATCGGAGTCGTGTTCACCCCGTTCCTAATCTCCTCCTTCTTAAGCGAAGTAACCCTCTACAAAGTAGAGCTAATCAACCGGACCACAGAGCTCCTCGGCGAGGCCTTCATCCTGGGGACAAAAGCCTCCTTCTTTGCAACAAAGTGGGCGGTAATCCACTGCGAGCTCCCCCTGACCCTTGCAGCAACAACAATGCTCCTGTGCTTGGTTCTCGTCCTTGCAGGTAAGGTAAGGTGGGTTCTGGTTCCGCCGGCCCTGCTGCTGGTCTACTCGGTCCTCAATCAAACAGTTGTCACAGGGAAGGAGCTCCACCTAAAGGGCTGGAAGTTAAACTCCTTCCGGTTCATATCGACCGAAGGGCAGCGCTACAGAGAGTGTGAAATCTTCAGCACCTACGTTATGCCGGCAACGAGGAAGCTCCTATTCAGAAACAGGCTCATAGACGAGAGGCTAAAGTACCTCGAACACGGCTACGGCCGCAAAGGAAACAAGGGTAACAAGAGAAGTCAAGGAGAGCTTCAAAACCGCGCCAAAAAGCCCAAAAATTTGAAGTAA
- the aspS gene encoding aspartate--tRNA ligase: MLEHLGSFKRTHYCGEISEKDLGKDVKVAGWVDTTRDHGGVVFIDLRDRTGKVQVVFSPEISKELVEKAKKLRHEYVVAVEGEVRRRPEGTENPKLKTGNYEIYAKKLQILNRSLPLPFPIEDNVKVSEEVRLKYRFLDLRRPKMAENLLFRHRLYRVVREVFNEEGFVEVETPYLTKSTPEGARDFLVPSRIYPGKFYALPQSPQLFKQILMVAGIDRYYQIARCFRDEDLRADRQPEFTQIDFEMSFVAERDVMAVAEKFIRRAYKELLGIEIGEIPVMTYDEAMSRFGTDRPDTRFGLELKEITDIAKQCNFKVFRSVAEKGGIVKALNFKGGAKLSRKEIDELTKFVGVYGAKGLAWIKVLPDGLQSPIVKFFTEGEMNEILKRLEAEVGDILFFVADKPEVVNAALANLRLKLGKMANLIDESKVNILWVVDFPMFEWNEEEERWEALHHPFTSPKEEDIEKLLENPGAVRARAYDMVLNGVEIGGGSIRIHREDVQEKVFKVIGLSEEEAKERFGFLLEALKYGAPPHGGMAFGLDRLCAIMRGEESIRDVIAFPKTQRGQCLLTGAPDTVREEQLDELHIEVKTKEEGD; this comes from the coding sequence ATGCTCGAGCACCTTGGCTCATTTAAAAGGACCCACTACTGCGGAGAGATTTCCGAGAAGGACCTCGGGAAAGATGTGAAGGTAGCAGGCTGGGTCGATACAACCAGAGACCACGGAGGCGTTGTTTTTATAGACCTCAGGGACAGAACCGGGAAAGTCCAGGTGGTTTTCTCACCGGAAATTTCAAAAGAGCTGGTGGAGAAGGCCAAAAAGCTCCGCCACGAGTACGTTGTGGCCGTAGAGGGTGAAGTAAGAAGGAGGCCGGAAGGAACGGAAAATCCCAAACTCAAAACGGGGAACTACGAGATATACGCCAAGAAGCTCCAGATACTCAACCGCTCCCTCCCGCTGCCCTTCCCCATAGAGGACAACGTTAAGGTTAGCGAAGAGGTTAGGCTCAAGTACCGCTTCCTCGACCTGCGCAGACCGAAGATGGCAGAGAACCTACTGTTCCGACACAGGCTCTACCGGGTTGTAAGGGAGGTGTTCAACGAAGAAGGCTTCGTAGAGGTTGAAACGCCCTACTTAACAAAGAGTACCCCGGAAGGGGCAAGGGATTTCCTCGTTCCCAGCAGAATCTACCCGGGGAAGTTCTACGCCCTGCCCCAGTCGCCTCAGCTCTTTAAGCAGATTCTAATGGTTGCCGGCATAGACCGGTACTACCAGATAGCCAGGTGCTTCCGCGACGAAGACCTCAGGGCCGACAGGCAGCCCGAGTTCACCCAGATAGACTTCGAGATGTCGTTCGTTGCCGAAAGGGACGTTATGGCCGTTGCCGAGAAGTTCATAAGGAGGGCCTATAAAGAGCTCCTCGGCATAGAGATAGGAGAGATTCCCGTAATGACCTACGATGAAGCGATGAGCCGCTTCGGAACCGACAGGCCCGACACCCGCTTCGGCCTTGAGCTTAAAGAGATTACAGATATCGCAAAGCAGTGTAACTTTAAAGTCTTCAGGAGCGTTGCAGAGAAGGGCGGCATAGTTAAAGCTTTAAACTTTAAAGGTGGAGCCAAGCTCTCGAGGAAGGAGATAGACGAGCTGACAAAGTTCGTAGGGGTTTACGGTGCAAAGGGGCTCGCCTGGATAAAGGTGCTGCCCGACGGCCTGCAGTCTCCCATTGTGAAGTTCTTCACAGAAGGGGAGATGAACGAGATTCTGAAAAGGCTCGAAGCGGAAGTGGGAGACATTCTGTTCTTCGTTGCCGACAAACCAGAGGTTGTTAACGCGGCACTGGCAAACTTAAGGCTAAAGCTTGGGAAGATGGCGAACCTCATAGATGAAAGTAAAGTCAACATTCTGTGGGTTGTGGACTTCCCCATGTTTGAGTGGAACGAGGAAGAGGAACGGTGGGAAGCTCTCCACCACCCGTTTACGAGCCCGAAGGAGGAGGACATAGAGAAGCTCCTTGAAAACCCCGGCGCCGTCAGGGCAAGGGCCTACGATATGGTCTTAAACGGCGTTGAAATCGGGGGAGGCAGTATCCGTATCCACCGCGAGGACGTTCAAGAGAAAGTGTTTAAAGTAATAGGGCTCTCAGAGGAAGAGGCGAAAGAGCGGTTTGGCTTCCTCCTTGAAGCTCTAAAGTACGGTGCTCCTCCCCACGGAGGTATGGCCTTCGGGCTCGACAGGCTCTGTGCGATAATGAGGGGTGAGGAGTCGATAAGGGATGTTATAGCCTTCCCCAAAACCCAAAGGGGACAGTGTCTGCTCACCGGCGCACCGGACACCGTCCGGGAAGAGCAGCTCGATGAGCTTCACATAGAAGTAAAAACCAAAGAGGAGGGTGACTAA
- the cysQ gene encoding 3'(2'),5'-bisphosphate nucleotidase CysQ has protein sequence MEELLNLALKASLDAGKEILDVYGSGSTEVWEKQDRSPLTEADLRSHRVIMNYLRETGYPILSEEGKDIPYEERRQWSRFWLVDPLDGTKEFLKRNGEFTVNVALIENGKPILGVVHAPALGVTYFAGVGKGAFKVESEGSPKRLPLFSPVEGVVRVVASRSHLSEETERFVESLKGKFERVEFVAVGSSLKLCMVAEGKADIYPRFAPTMEWDTAAGQAIVEGAGGRVVNAQTGKPLLYNKENLLNPYFIAYRGGYEL, from the coding sequence TTGGAGGAGCTTCTAAACCTTGCCTTAAAGGCTTCGCTCGATGCGGGAAAAGAAATTCTCGACGTTTACGGCAGCGGCTCCACCGAGGTTTGGGAAAAGCAAGACCGTTCCCCATTAACCGAAGCCGACCTGCGCTCCCATAGGGTTATCATGAACTACCTTCGGGAAACCGGCTATCCGATTCTCTCCGAGGAGGGGAAAGACATACCCTACGAAGAGAGGAGGCAGTGGAGCCGGTTCTGGCTTGTAGACCCCCTCGACGGAACGAAGGAGTTCCTGAAGAGAAACGGTGAATTTACCGTTAACGTTGCCCTGATTGAAAACGGAAAACCCATTTTAGGAGTTGTTCACGCTCCGGCCCTCGGGGTTACCTACTTTGCCGGGGTGGGGAAGGGTGCCTTTAAAGTTGAATCAGAGGGTAGCCCGAAGAGGCTCCCCCTCTTTTCGCCGGTAGAAGGCGTTGTTCGGGTAGTTGCTTCCCGCTCCCACCTTTCAGAAGAGACCGAGCGTTTCGTTGAGAGTTTGAAGGGTAAGTTTGAGAGGGTTGAGTTTGTTGCGGTGGGAAGCTCGCTGAAGCTCTGTATGGTTGCAGAAGGTAAGGCAGACATCTACCCCCGTTTTGCGCCCACCATGGAGTGGGATACAGCTGCCGGTCAGGCTATTGTTGAAGGAGCCGGCGGCAGAGTCGTAAACGCGCAAACGGGGAAACCGCTTCTTTATAACAAAGAAAACCTTCTAAACCCTTACTTCATAGCCTATAGAGGGGGGTATGAGCTTTAG